The following coding sequences lie in one Xanthomonas hortorum pv. pelargonii genomic window:
- a CDS encoding two-component system sensor histidine kinase NtrB, whose protein sequence is MVISSSMPSLDSLGTPVAWADREGRVLGVNPAFARWLGVSARRLVDQPLAALEVQGDALARFLLNDERDVLRLHRLALGLPNDAPRFAEGWLSRLDDGGWLLETHPVDEFPALDPTHALPNALSAALKGLAHELRNPLAGLKGAAQLLARRSAGRDEDERELIELIGTEIERLNTLLERLLSPTPARPHDRLNIHVVLERVLRLAEAEGGWSVQVQRDYDPSIPDILGDGDRLTQAVWNLVRNAFQAGATRVTLRTRVEHGQRIRDRVHAMSLRLEIIDDGGGVPEELAEHLFLPLVSGRAEGSGLGLALAQQVSREHHGTLTYRSRAGHTVFTLLLPELAGDHDKEHLHG, encoded by the coding sequence ATGGTGATTTCTTCTTCGATGCCATCGCTGGACAGCCTGGGCACCCCGGTGGCCTGGGCCGACCGCGAGGGCCGTGTGCTGGGCGTCAATCCAGCCTTCGCGCGCTGGCTCGGCGTCAGCGCACGGCGCCTGGTCGATCAACCGCTGGCCGCGCTGGAAGTACAGGGCGATGCGCTCGCCCGCTTCCTGCTCAACGACGAACGCGATGTGCTGCGTCTGCATCGGCTGGCCCTGGGCCTGCCCAACGACGCGCCGCGCTTTGCCGAAGGCTGGCTGTCGCGGCTGGACGACGGCGGCTGGCTGCTGGAAACCCACCCGGTCGACGAATTCCCCGCGCTGGATCCCACCCATGCACTGCCCAACGCCCTCAGCGCTGCGCTCAAGGGCCTGGCGCACGAGCTGCGTAATCCGCTGGCCGGGTTGAAGGGCGCCGCACAACTGCTGGCACGCCGTTCGGCCGGGCGCGACGAGGACGAGCGCGAGCTGATCGAATTGATCGGTACCGAGATCGAACGCCTCAACACCCTGCTCGAACGCCTGCTCTCGCCCACACCGGCACGCCCGCACGACCGCCTCAATATCCACGTCGTGCTGGAGCGCGTGCTGCGCCTGGCCGAAGCCGAGGGGGGCTGGTCGGTGCAGGTGCAACGCGATTACGACCCCAGCATTCCCGACATCCTTGGCGATGGCGATCGCTTGACCCAGGCGGTCTGGAATCTGGTGCGCAACGCGTTCCAGGCCGGTGCGACGCGGGTGACATTGCGCACGCGCGTCGAACATGGTCAGCGCATCCGCGACCGCGTGCATGCGATGTCGCTGCGGCTGGAGATCATCGACGACGGCGGCGGTGTGCCCGAAGAACTGGCCGAACACCTGTTCCTGCCGCTGGTCAGCGGGCGCGCCGAAGGCAGTGGCCTGGGCCTGGCGCTGGCTCAGCAGGTCTCGCGCGAACACCACGGCACGCTGACCTACCGCTCGCGCGCTGGCCATACCGTTTTCACCCTGCTGTTGCCCGAGCTGGCCGGCGATCACGACAAGGAGCATCTGCATGGCTGA